A genome region from Oryzias latipes chromosome 2, ASM223467v1 includes the following:
- the kynu gene encoding kynureninase isoform X2 produces the protein MEEFSGLHPREVVRRVSSSLGCSPSSPQVAAYFDENDDLRHLRQHFLMPKVADLPASDLSLVDGGEECIYLCGNSLGLQPKMTRKYLEEELDKWARTGVHGHTDGSRPWAWAENNIEDLMAKVVGAKTSEVALMNGLTVNLHLLMLSFYKPTQSRHKVLLEAKAFPSDHYAVESQIRLRGLNPQHSMLMLSPREGEETLRTADILEAIEKEGDSIAVVMLSGVQYYTGQLFDMASITQAGHQKGCFVGFDCAHAAGNVELKLHDWGVDFACWCSYKYLNSGAGGLAAAFVHEKHQHSIQPALLGWWGHNLQTRFQMTNVMELQPGVSGFRLSNQPILLVCPLQASLEVFNLTNMQALRRKSVLLTGYLENLIQHYFSEDPAEPRKPHVRIITPSDPQQRGCQLSLAFSVPIRKVFQELERRGVVCDMREPNVLRIAPTPLYNSFNDVHRFISTLKDALDACRGQ, from the exons ATGGAGGAGTTTTCGGGTTTACATCCCAGAGAAGTTGTGCGGCGAGTGTCCTCCTCTCTGGGCTGCAGCCCCTCCTCGCCGCAGGTGGCTGCTTACTTTGACGAAAACGATGACCTGCGGCATCTCCGACAGCATTTCCTGATGCCTAAAGTTGCAGATCTTCCTGCCT CTGACCTGTCGCTCGTGGACGGCGGCGAGGAATGCATCTACCTCTGTGGAAACTCTCTGGGCCTTCAGCCAAAGATGACCAGGAAAtacctggaggaggagctggacaAGTGGGCCAGAAC AGGAGTTCACGGTCACACGGACGGGTCCCGGCCGTGGGCGTGGGCCGAAAACAACATCGAGGACCTCATGGCTAAAGTAGTCG gTGCTAAAACGTCTGAAGTGGCTCTGATGAACGGTCTGACCGTCAACCTGCACCTTCTGATG CTCTCCTTCTACAAACCCACCCAAAGCAGACACAAGGTCCTGCTGGAGGCCAAGGCCTTCCCCTCAGACCAC TATGCGGTGGAGTCTCAGATCCGCCTGCGGGGATTGAACCCTCAGCACAGCATGCTGATGCTGTCACCCAGGGAG GGAGAAGAAACCCTGCGGACCGCAGACATCCTGGAAGCCATTGAGAAGGAGGGCGACTCCATCGCCGTGGTGATGCTCAGCGGCGTTCAGTATTACACCGGACAGCTGTTTGACATGGCATCCATCACGCAGGCCGGACACCAGAAG GGCTGTTTCGTCGGCTTCGACTGTGCACACGCCGCAGGAAATGTTGAGCTGAAGCTCCACGACTGGGGCGTCGACTTCGCCTGCTGGTGCTCCTACAAG TATCTAAATTCTGGTGCTGGCGGTCTGGCGGCGGCATTTGTCCACGAGAAACATCAACACAGCATCCAACCGGC gctGTTAGGTTGGTGGGGCCACAACCTCCAAACTCGCTTCCAGATGACAAACG TCATGGAGCTGCAGCCTGGAGTGAGCGGCTTCCGCCTGTCAAATCAGCCCATTCTGCTGGTCTGCCCCCTCCAGGCCAGTCTGGAG GTGTTTAACCTCACCAACATGCAGGCGCTGCGCAGGAAGTCGGTCCTGCTAACGGGCTACCTGGAGAACCTGATTCAGCACTACTTCAGCGAGGACCCGGCTGAGCCTCGAAAGCCCCACGTCCGCATCATCACGCCCTCCGACCCGCAGCAGAGAGGCTGCCAGCTGTCGCTGGCCTTCTCCGTCCCCATCAGGAAAGTCTTCCAGGAGCTGGAGAGGAGGGGAGTCGTG TGTGACATGAGGGAACCCAACGTGCTGCGGATCGCTCCAACGCCGCTCTACAACTCCTTCAACGACGTCCATCGCTTCATCTCCACGCTGAAAGACGCTCTTGACGCATGCAGGGGCCAGTGA
- the kynu gene encoding kynureninase isoform X1: MNRGPQTAVSAQMEEFSGLHPREVVRRVSSSLGCSPSSPQVAAYFDENDDLRHLRQHFLMPKVADLPASDLSLVDGGEECIYLCGNSLGLQPKMTRKYLEEELDKWARTGVHGHTDGSRPWAWAENNIEDLMAKVVGAKTSEVALMNGLTVNLHLLMLSFYKPTQSRHKVLLEAKAFPSDHYAVESQIRLRGLNPQHSMLMLSPREGEETLRTADILEAIEKEGDSIAVVMLSGVQYYTGQLFDMASITQAGHQKGCFVGFDCAHAAGNVELKLHDWGVDFACWCSYKYLNSGAGGLAAAFVHEKHQHSIQPALLGWWGHNLQTRFQMTNVMELQPGVSGFRLSNQPILLVCPLQASLEVFNLTNMQALRRKSVLLTGYLENLIQHYFSEDPAEPRKPHVRIITPSDPQQRGCQLSLAFSVPIRKVFQELERRGVVCDMREPNVLRIAPTPLYNSFNDVHRFISTLKDALDACRGQ, encoded by the exons ATGAATCGAGGTCCTCAAACTGCTGTTTCAGCTCAAATGGAGGAGTTTTCGGGTTTACATCCCAGAGAAGTTGTGCGGCGAGTGTCCTCCTCTCTGGGCTGCAGCCCCTCCTCGCCGCAGGTGGCTGCTTACTTTGACGAAAACGATGACCTGCGGCATCTCCGACAGCATTTCCTGATGCCTAAAGTTGCAGATCTTCCTGCCT CTGACCTGTCGCTCGTGGACGGCGGCGAGGAATGCATCTACCTCTGTGGAAACTCTCTGGGCCTTCAGCCAAAGATGACCAGGAAAtacctggaggaggagctggacaAGTGGGCCAGAAC AGGAGTTCACGGTCACACGGACGGGTCCCGGCCGTGGGCGTGGGCCGAAAACAACATCGAGGACCTCATGGCTAAAGTAGTCG gTGCTAAAACGTCTGAAGTGGCTCTGATGAACGGTCTGACCGTCAACCTGCACCTTCTGATG CTCTCCTTCTACAAACCCACCCAAAGCAGACACAAGGTCCTGCTGGAGGCCAAGGCCTTCCCCTCAGACCAC TATGCGGTGGAGTCTCAGATCCGCCTGCGGGGATTGAACCCTCAGCACAGCATGCTGATGCTGTCACCCAGGGAG GGAGAAGAAACCCTGCGGACCGCAGACATCCTGGAAGCCATTGAGAAGGAGGGCGACTCCATCGCCGTGGTGATGCTCAGCGGCGTTCAGTATTACACCGGACAGCTGTTTGACATGGCATCCATCACGCAGGCCGGACACCAGAAG GGCTGTTTCGTCGGCTTCGACTGTGCACACGCCGCAGGAAATGTTGAGCTGAAGCTCCACGACTGGGGCGTCGACTTCGCCTGCTGGTGCTCCTACAAG TATCTAAATTCTGGTGCTGGCGGTCTGGCGGCGGCATTTGTCCACGAGAAACATCAACACAGCATCCAACCGGC gctGTTAGGTTGGTGGGGCCACAACCTCCAAACTCGCTTCCAGATGACAAACG TCATGGAGCTGCAGCCTGGAGTGAGCGGCTTCCGCCTGTCAAATCAGCCCATTCTGCTGGTCTGCCCCCTCCAGGCCAGTCTGGAG GTGTTTAACCTCACCAACATGCAGGCGCTGCGCAGGAAGTCGGTCCTGCTAACGGGCTACCTGGAGAACCTGATTCAGCACTACTTCAGCGAGGACCCGGCTGAGCCTCGAAAGCCCCACGTCCGCATCATCACGCCCTCCGACCCGCAGCAGAGAGGCTGCCAGCTGTCGCTGGCCTTCTCCGTCCCCATCAGGAAAGTCTTCCAGGAGCTGGAGAGGAGGGGAGTCGTG TGTGACATGAGGGAACCCAACGTGCTGCGGATCGCTCCAACGCCGCTCTACAACTCCTTCAACGACGTCCATCGCTTCATCTCCACGCTGAAAGACGCTCTTGACGCATGCAGGGGCCAGTGA